A segment of the Thermodesulfobacteriota bacterium genome:
AACCGATGCTTACCGCATCGCCATGGATAATTATGTGAACCAGGGCCCCTACAAGGTGAGCCCATACCTGCTTCCCAATCTGTGTGCCAATCTGCCGTCCGGTAAGGCCGGAATGCTTCTTGGGTTTACCGGTCCGATATTTTCACCCCAGGGCGCCTGTGCTTCGGGAAACCATGCCATCGGTATCGGTTCTCGAATGATCAGGGATGGAGATTGCGATTTTGTTCTGGCCGGTGGAGTCGATACCTGCCTGATACCTGAAATTATTCAAGGTTTTTCCAATATGCTGGCCACCATAAAAGTGGGCCCCAATGACCGTGCCTATAATGACCCCACCCAGGCCTGCCGACCTTTTTCCATTGACAGAAAAGGAATTGTTCTTTCAGAAGGGGCAGGGGTAATTGTGCTGGCAGCTGAAGATATGCTTTCTGCATATGGCCTTGAACCAAAGGCTGAGGTGATGGGCATCGGCTGGACCTCGGACGCGCATCATTTTACCCTGCCCAACCCTGAAACCATCATCTGCGCAATAACTGAAGCGATACAAGATGCCGGTTTGCAACCGGAAGACATTTCATATGTGAATGCGCACGGAACATCCACCCATAAAGGCGATAAAATTGAAATTGATTGTTTAAGAAACGTGTTCGGCAAAAAGCTGGAAAGTGTGCCTGTATCATCAAACAAATCTCAGCTCGGACATACTCTTGGCGCTTCCGCTGCCATTGAGGCCGCCCTGGGTATTGAGGCGATGCAAAAAGGCTTAATCCTTCCGACGGTTAATCATATCCCGGATCCCGAACTGACTGATATTGATGTGGTTCCCCATAAAACCCGCAGGCAGAGTTACGAAACCTTTCTTTCCAATGCCTTCGGTTTTGGCGGGACGAATTGCTGTATTGTTTTTAAAGGTGTTTGAAATGAGACCGAAACCATTTATTCCTGAAACCCTTGATGGCGATAACCGGTATGTCAGAGATAAAACCGGCGGCCTGGTATGGCACAAATGCAATACACGGACTCTGTACGCCGATACAGATCGCTCACAGGTGGTCTATCATGGGAACTATCTTCGATATTTTGAATTGGGAAGGGCTTCCCTGATGCGCGATGCAGCCTATGCCTATCGCGAAATTGAGGAAAACGGCTTTATATATCCTATTATTGAAATTGGAATCAGCTATTTTACCCCGCTTTTTTACGATGATCCCATGTGCATCTATACCCATCCTTCAGACCTCGAGCGGGTGCGGCTTAAGTTTGATTATATCATTACCAATGAAGCATCCAATGAGATCATTTGTAAAGGATTTACCCGTCATTGCGCCACCAATGCGTCCGGAATGCCGGTTGGAATCGATAAAAAAACCCTTCATTTATGGAAAGTCTTCCCCAAATGATAGGCAAAGATCAAAGGCACCTGTCTTCGCCTTTGGCTTCAGACTGCATTTTTAAGCCCTGCCTTGACAAAACGCCGGAGCAGGGAAAGGCTCTATATTTTTTCCATAACTTTTCATGCCCGACTGGGTACAACAATGCATCAAACCTAACCCCATAAAAAGACGTGGTTTTTTAAAAAATGCAAAAAAGGCTGCCACTTAAGATAGAAATCCATCCGTATTTGCTGGATCACCGCTTTGAAGGAAAAGCAGTACTCCCCGCTGTGGAAGCCATGCAACTTCTTGCCGCATCCACTGAAAAGTACCTGCCGAAAACAGATATCCGATCCATTGAAAAAGCCATGTTTGATAAATTTTTCTATATTGAGCCGGATACTGCCTCAGCTGATAATGTTGTTGACGCCTTTAACGAAATCGAAAAGAATGAAAAAGACGGTGTCACCGCCAGACTGATGACAAAAACAAGATCAAAAAAGGCCGGTATCACCCGCGTAAAACAGCATGCCACCATGCAATTTTCCGCCAATAAAGCTGATATTAATCCTCCTGCTTTGGCTGCTGTTTCCGGACAGATTCAAAAGAGGTTTACCATCCCGGCGGATAAGCTATACAGCGACCTTGTTCCCTTTGGCCCTGCATATCATAATATTCAGGATCCCCTGTTTGTTTCCTCAAAAGGGGCCATGGCCGATATACTGGCGCCAAAACAAAGACCCATCAATAAGTCAAAACTGCCGCTGGGCTCTCCTTTCCCTCTGGATGCCGCCTTTCATGCGGCATGTGCCTGGGGGCAGCGTTACCTGGCTGTGGTCGGGTTTCCCGTTGGATTTGACCGGCGAATAATTTTTAAACCGACCCGACCTGGAAGCCGGTATACCTGCCTGATCCTTCCGGTGAATGTGAGCACTGAGCTTTTTTCTTTTGATATAGGGCTTTACAATCGAAATGGTATACTTGTTGAAACGGTCTTTGGCCTGCAAATGAGAGATGTCAGCGCGGGTCGCATGAAACCGCCCCGGTGGGTCATTAAAAAAGATTCCATCAATCTCTAATCCCTCTCAGCTATGGGAGTAAAATCTCTTTTTTTCGATCCGATGTAAATCTGGCGAGGGCGACTGATTTTCCATTTGGGATCATAGATGCTTTCTTTCCACTGTGCAATCCAACCGGGCAGTCTGCCGATGGCAAACATCACCGTAAACATGTTGGTGGGTATGCCAATGGCTCGCAAAACAATCCCGGAGAAAAAGTCAACATTGGGATACAGGTGATGATCAATAAAGTAAGGATCTTTTCTGGCTTGTATCTCCAGTTCCTTGGCAATGTCCAGCAGCGGATCTGAAATATGTAACGATTCCAGCAAATCGTCGCACATCTTTTTCATAATCGTTGCCCGAGGATCATAGGTTTTATATACCCGGTGTCCGAATCCCATCAAACGGAAAGGATCATTCCTGTCTTTGGCCCTTTCAATGGCTTTCTTATAGTTTCCCCCTGAATCGTGTATCTCGGTGAGCATTTCAATGACCGCCTGGTTGGCTCCTCCATGCAAAGGCCCCCATAAGGCGGCAATGCCTGATGAAATGGCAGCATAGAGGTTGACGCGGGCGCTTCCCACCATGCGCACGGATGAGGTGGAACAGTTCTGCTCGTGGTCTGCATGAAGTATCCAGAACACTCGAAGGGCTTTTACCACCAAAGAATTTATTTTGTAAGGCATCACAGGTGTATCGAACATCATATTGAGAAAATTTTCACAATATGTCAGGTCAGGCCTGGGGTAAATCACCTTGTGTCCCTTGGATATCTTGTATGACATGGCCGCCATGGTCCTGATTTTGGCCATAAGCCTCGTCATGGTGATCATGATCTCTTCCTCTTCCGTCTGATGATTCAGTTCCGGATAAAAGCTTCTCAGGGCATTCACCATGGCGGACAGAATACCCATGGGATGGGAATTTCTGGGGAACTTCATATAAAAAGCCTTCATGTCTTCATGAACAAGAGAATTATCATTAAGCAGCATTGAGTAACGTTTGAGTTCTTCGGAGTTGGGTAGCTTACCGTGGATCAGCAGGTAGGCAGTCTCCTTGAAGGTTGCTTTTTCTGCAAGCTGCTCAACCGGAACACCTCTGTAACGCAAAATCCCTTTTTCTCCATCCATAAATGTAATACTGCTTTCACAGGATCCGGTGTTTGCATAGCCGGGATCAAGGGTGATTAATCCGGTTTGTTTGCGAAGAAAGGATATGTCAAGCGCCCTCTCTCCTTCAGAGCCCTCAATAATGGGCAATTCACAGGTCTCTCCATCAATGATCAGTCTGGCGGTTTTTCCCATTTTTCTCAGCCTTTTATATTATCAGGTAACTGCACACTGCGACAAATTAAGAATTGTTTTGATTTTGTTATAACAATATGAAAATAATATCAAAACATTGAAGGAAAGCAAGTTTTTTAATGTTGCATTTTGTAAAACCCAACTAAAGCCATTTTTCACCGATATGGCTCAAGACCGGTCTGCCATCATGAAAAAAAATAATAAATTTACTGATTTTAAATCCGGCTTTGTGGCGATTGTAGGTGCGCCCAATGCGGGAAAATCGACCTTTTTAAACCGGCTGCTCGGCGAAAAAATATCCATTACATCCAGAAAACCCCAGACCACCCGCAACCGTATTCTGGGTGTGGTTCACCGACCCTCTTCCCAGCTTGTTTTCATCGATACGCCGGGTGTACACCGGCCAAAAGATGAGCTGAATGTTAGAATTGTTGATGCAGCTCTTTCAGCCATGGGCGATGTGGACCTGATCCTTATTGTGACTGATGTGGCAAATTCTGATACGGAATCGGAAAACTATATGATAAAGAAACTAAAGCCGCAAAAAAAACCGGTTATCCTTGCCCTTAACAAGATAGACCTGATAAAAAAGCCGGCGCTGCTTGAAATCATAAACAGCTGGGGGAAAAGATACACCTTTGAAGCGATTGTCCCGATTTCCGCCAAATACGGTGACCAGGTGGATCGGCTTCTCGAGACCATGGAAGCCCTTTTACCCCAGGGCCCCCCTTTTTTCCCCGAAGATACCCTTACCGATTTGCCGGAACGTTTTATTGCGGCGGAAATGATAAGGGAAAAGGTTTTCCGACTAACCGGCCAGGAAATACCCTACTCAACTGCAGTGACCGTTGATTCCTTTTCAGCTAAAAAGGGCGGCGGACTGGTAAAAATTAACGCCACGATTCACCTTGAAAGGGATTCTCAAAAGGGCATCATCATCGGGAAAAAAGGAAGCAAACTGAAAAAAATCGGTGAAGACTCGCGCAAACAAATCGAACGGATGCTGGGAACAAAGGTTTTTTTAAAACTTTTTGTGCGTGTGCAGAAAAACTGGAGCAGAGATACCAGAGCCATCAGAAAATTTGGCTATTGATGAAAAAATTGAATAAACCCATATTCAGTACTCTTTTCTTTTCCATGCTTGCGACTGTGACAGGTGTGGGTATCGTCGTTCCCCTTTTACCCGTTTATGCGCATACCATTGGTGCAAACGGGTTATACATCGGGATGATATTCGGAGCCTTTTCCCTTTCCAGAGCTTTCTTTCTTCCCTATTTCGGCAGACTGTCAGATAGAAAGGGGCGAAAACCGTTAATCATTGTCGGTCTTTTTGCATACAGTATGATTTCGCTTGCCTTTATGTTGTCTAAAGATGTCAACTCACTGATATTTATCAGATTTTTTCAGGGAGTTGCCTCTGCCATGCTGATGCCGGTGATACAGGCCTATATCGGGGATATTACCCCCAAAGGCAAGGAAGGCTTTAGCATGGGTTTATTCAACATGTCCATGTTCTTCGGCTTAAGCCTGGGGCCGGTCCTCGGAGGAATTATTAACGACAGGTTGAATCTTAATTCCGCTTTTATCTGTATGGGTTTTCTGGCTTTTAGCGGATTTTTGCTAAGTCTTTTTCTGCTTCCGCCTACAAAATCAGAACAGTCCGTCTATTTAGGAAAGACACCCACAGAATGGAAAATCTTACTGCGCGACAGGATCATCGCCGGGCTTTTTCTTTTCAGGTTCACCTATACTCTATGTATCGGTGTCATGTGGGGATTTCTACCTGTGGTGGCAGATTCTGAATTTTTTCTTACCAGTTCATCCATTGGGATGTTGGTGATGCTAGGTGTATTTATCAGCGGGTTGATCCACCTGCCGATGGGCTATCTGGCAGACCGCGTAAATAAATATATGATGATCGCCGCAGGCGGGCTTATCGTCGTTTTTGCCATGTGTTATTTTGCCTGGACCAACACCTCCCGGGGCCTTTTTTATGCCAGCATCCTGTTTGGCATCGGCGGTGGCATTTCAATGCCGGCGCTTATGGCATTGGCCGTATTGAAAGGGAATACATCTCATGCCATGGGTTCGGTAATGGCCCTGTTAACCCTGGCACACAGTCTTGGAATGTTCACCGGCTCTTTAACTGCAGGTATGATGATGGATTTATCCCTGTTGCGAGAGGCTTTTACTATGGGAGCGGTTATCATGGGTATGGGTGTGGGCCTGTTTTTTATTGGTGCATTTAAAACCAATGAATTTAAACATAATTAGGATATACCCAGGTAAGCCCGGACTTTGAAAATGGCAATTGACAACCGCACTTTTTGCATTACATTTATAGATTGATAATACGATAAAAAATAAGAACAAGATAGCATCAATTACCCCTACTCAAACCTGGAAACAATATGACGAACAAACGTGATTATTACGAGGTGCTTGGCATCAGCCGTAACGATTCTGATGATCAGATAAAAGCGGCCTACCGCAAGCTTGCTTTAAAGTACCATCCTGACAGAAATCCTGGAAACAAAGAGGCTGAAGAAAAATTCAAAGAAGCTGCCGAGGCTTATGAGGTGCTTCATGATCCTCAGAAAAAAAATATCTACGATCAGTTTGGGCATCAGGGCCTTGAAGGTTCCGGTTTTTCAGGGTTCAGGGGGTTTGAGGATATATTTTCAAGTTTTGGCGATATCTTTGAGGATTTCTTCGGCTTCGGTTCTTCACGAAGATCCGGAAGCCGTGCCCAGCGTGGGTCTGACCTTAGATATGACATGACGCTCAGCTTCATGGAAGCTGCTTTTGGAACGGAAACCGAAATAGATGTCAGAAAAATGGATGTATGCCATGAGTGCTCCGGCACCGGGAGTGAACCGGGTACCCAGCCGGAAACCTGTTCCCAGTGCGGCGGAGCAGGTCAGGTTTCCCGTTCCCAGGGTTTTTTTACCGTTAGAACGACCTGTCCTTCCTGCCAGGGCACGGGCCAGACCATTTCGCATCCATGCAGCAGTTGCAGAGGAACCGGGCAGATTCAGGTAAATAAAAAGGTCTCCGTAAAAATTCCGGGAGGTGTTGATTCAGGATCAAGGCTGCGTCTGACCGGTGAGGGCGAAGCAGGTGCTCACGGCGGGCCGCAGGGAGACCTTTATGTCTTCATCTATGTTGAACCGCATCACTTTTTTCAGCGAGATGATACCAATGTTGTTTGCCAGGTGCCGCTCTCCTTTATACAGGCCGCACTTGGGGATGAGATAACGGTTCCCACCTTAACCGGAGAAAAAGTGCTCGACATACCGAAAGGAACTCAGCCCGGTGACACTTTCCGCTTTCGTGGTGAGGGGATTCCGTATCTAAGACGAAAAGCTCGCGGAGATCAGATTATCAAAGTGGACATTAAAACCCCGACCCACCTCAACAAAAAGCAGGAAGCCCTTTTGAAAGAATTTGCCAGTATTGAATCCGGGAAGTTTTCTAACAAGTTAAAAAATATCTTAAAAGGTGAATCTGCAAGCGCCACTGGATAGTCTTAATAATTTAAAATATCAGGCTTTTCTCCAAACTAGTTGGAGAAGAGGGTTCAAAGTATCAGTGATTTTCACTCGAACCCCTGACCCCTCGAATCCTGATCAATCGAATCACTCTTGGGGAGATGATCCAAAGATCAATGTATGAACTAAAAATTATAACCCGGTTTGCCGCCGCCCACCAGCTTCAGATGGTGGCAAAAAAGTGTGAAAACCTGCATGGACACAACTGGAAGATTGAGGCCTGCCTGGTTGGCGAAACTTTAAATCATGCCGGCGTTCTGATGGATTTCGGTGAGTTTAAAAAAATCTTATCAGAAATTATAGAACGGCTTGACCATAAATTCCTTAACGAACTCGAATACTTTAACGATAGTTTTCCACCGTCTTCGGAAAATATTGCTTACTATATCGCAAACGAACTTCAATCATCCATTCATGATCCTTTGGTTAAAGTCAGCCGTGTCACCGCCTGGGAATCAGACAATGCCTGCGCGATATATAGACCTCCTGCCTGAAATAATGGATTGAAGTTGATCAACTGCATCTTTTTGAGATGGCTTCTAGATATCTGAATATTTAACGGTAAGCTTACCTGCATTTTACGCGCAGTAAAAATGCAGGTGGAGCCTTTATCTAGGGCGGAATTGATCAAGTTACTAATGTGACTTTCACTCACACAGATTTTCGGAAGTAGGTAATTATAATTGCAGTACCAATGATTTTCTGAACCATCTGCTTTCCAGTCTCTATTGCGGAAAGATTTGTCCCTGCTCCCAACTCAATTGCGAAGAAAACACCCGGCGAAACAATGCATACAATTATTTTACTTTCCGAATTTTTATGAGTCAATCTTTCTTAACTTCCGAAAACCATATAGAGGTCACGTAAGTTTTTCATTTGCCTCCTGGAGGGTGAAGGCGGTTCAAGAACCCTACTGTTCTTACCCATGAA
Coding sequences within it:
- a CDS encoding beta-ketoacyl-[acyl-carrier-protein] synthase family protein; translated protein: MKAPKNRRVFVIGYGTATPLGKTFEKTWQRAVNGEAGFRKVTRCETNSRSNVVGEIPDWDPMTLDFMDRKEAYNWNADYVFLTMAVCKEALINSALEIDKDTGPRTACLIGSALNGTDAYRIAMDNYVNQGPYKVSPYLLPNLCANLPSGKAGMLLGFTGPIFSPQGACASGNHAIGIGSRMIRDGDCDFVLAGGVDTCLIPEIIQGFSNMLATIKVGPNDRAYNDPTQACRPFSIDRKGIVLSEGAGVIVLAAEDMLSAYGLEPKAEVMGIGWTSDAHHFTLPNPETIICAITEAIQDAGLQPEDISYVNAHGTSTHKGDKIEIDCLRNVFGKKLESVPVSSNKSQLGHTLGASAAIEAALGIEAMQKGLILPTVNHIPDPELTDIDVVPHKTRRQSYETFLSNAFGFGGTNCCIVFKGV
- the queD gene encoding 6-carboxytetrahydropterin synthase QueD produces the protein MYELKIITRFAAAHQLQMVAKKCENLHGHNWKIEACLVGETLNHAGVLMDFGEFKKILSEIIERLDHKFLNELEYFNDSFPPSSENIAYYIANELQSSIHDPLVKVSRVTAWESDNACAIYRPPA
- the dnaJ gene encoding molecular chaperone DnaJ; its protein translation is MTNKRDYYEVLGISRNDSDDQIKAAYRKLALKYHPDRNPGNKEAEEKFKEAAEAYEVLHDPQKKNIYDQFGHQGLEGSGFSGFRGFEDIFSSFGDIFEDFFGFGSSRRSGSRAQRGSDLRYDMTLSFMEAAFGTETEIDVRKMDVCHECSGTGSEPGTQPETCSQCGGAGQVSRSQGFFTVRTTCPSCQGTGQTISHPCSSCRGTGQIQVNKKVSVKIPGGVDSGSRLRLTGEGEAGAHGGPQGDLYVFIYVEPHHFFQRDDTNVVCQVPLSFIQAALGDEITVPTLTGEKVLDIPKGTQPGDTFRFRGEGIPYLRRKARGDQIIKVDIKTPTHLNKKQEALLKEFASIESGKFSNKLKNILKGESASATG
- a CDS encoding MFS transporter, which translates into the protein MKKLNKPIFSTLFFSMLATVTGVGIVVPLLPVYAHTIGANGLYIGMIFGAFSLSRAFFLPYFGRLSDRKGRKPLIIVGLFAYSMISLAFMLSKDVNSLIFIRFFQGVASAMLMPVIQAYIGDITPKGKEGFSMGLFNMSMFFGLSLGPVLGGIINDRLNLNSAFICMGFLAFSGFLLSLFLLPPTKSEQSVYLGKTPTEWKILLRDRIIAGLFLFRFTYTLCIGVMWGFLPVVADSEFFLTSSSIGMLVMLGVFISGLIHLPMGYLADRVNKYMMIAAGGLIVVFAMCYFAWTNTSRGLFYASILFGIGGGISMPALMALAVLKGNTSHAMGSVMALLTLAHSLGMFTGSLTAGMMMDLSLLREAFTMGAVIMGMGVGLFFIGAFKTNEFKHN
- a CDS encoding citrate synthase, translated to MGKTARLIIDGETCELPIIEGSEGERALDISFLRKQTGLITLDPGYANTGSCESSITFMDGEKGILRYRGVPVEQLAEKATFKETAYLLIHGKLPNSEELKRYSMLLNDNSLVHEDMKAFYMKFPRNSHPMGILSAMVNALRSFYPELNHQTEEEEIMITMTRLMAKIRTMAAMSYKISKGHKVIYPRPDLTYCENFLNMMFDTPVMPYKINSLVVKALRVFWILHADHEQNCSTSSVRMVGSARVNLYAAISSGIAALWGPLHGGANQAVIEMLTEIHDSGGNYKKAIERAKDRNDPFRLMGFGHRVYKTYDPRATIMKKMCDDLLESLHISDPLLDIAKELEIQARKDPYFIDHHLYPNVDFFSGIVLRAIGIPTNMFTVMFAIGRLPGWIAQWKESIYDPKWKISRPRQIYIGSKKRDFTPIAERD
- a CDS encoding acyl-CoA thioesterase, yielding MRPKPFIPETLDGDNRYVRDKTGGLVWHKCNTRTLYADTDRSQVVYHGNYLRYFELGRASLMRDAAYAYREIEENGFIYPIIEIGISYFTPLFYDDPMCIYTHPSDLERVRLKFDYIITNEASNEIICKGFTRHCATNASGMPVGIDKKTLHLWKVFPK
- a CDS encoding polyketide synthase dehydratase domain-containing protein, which encodes MQKRLPLKIEIHPYLLDHRFEGKAVLPAVEAMQLLAASTEKYLPKTDIRSIEKAMFDKFFYIEPDTASADNVVDAFNEIEKNEKDGVTARLMTKTRSKKAGITRVKQHATMQFSANKADINPPALAAVSGQIQKRFTIPADKLYSDLVPFGPAYHNIQDPLFVSSKGAMADILAPKQRPINKSKLPLGSPFPLDAAFHAACAWGQRYLAVVGFPVGFDRRIIFKPTRPGSRYTCLILPVNVSTELFSFDIGLYNRNGILVETVFGLQMRDVSAGRMKPPRWVIKKDSINL
- the era gene encoding GTPase Era, coding for MKKNNKFTDFKSGFVAIVGAPNAGKSTFLNRLLGEKISITSRKPQTTRNRILGVVHRPSSQLVFIDTPGVHRPKDELNVRIVDAALSAMGDVDLILIVTDVANSDTESENYMIKKLKPQKKPVILALNKIDLIKKPALLEIINSWGKRYTFEAIVPISAKYGDQVDRLLETMEALLPQGPPFFPEDTLTDLPERFIAAEMIREKVFRLTGQEIPYSTAVTVDSFSAKKGGGLVKINATIHLERDSQKGIIIGKKGSKLKKIGEDSRKQIERMLGTKVFLKLFVRVQKNWSRDTRAIRKFGY